A stretch of Pseudomonas sp. CCC3.1 DNA encodes these proteins:
- a CDS encoding efflux transporter outer membrane subunit, with amino-acid sequence MIRFRWPLMAAFVLLSGCINLAPTYERPQAEVAEQWLPGTSVPKGQAPADIKWQQFFTDSRLSQLQALALSNNRDLRVATLNIEKAQAQYRIQRAAAFPGIDASVTGTQSHTSGTTSHDYSAQLGLSSYELDLFGRVQNLEDEALEAYLSLAETRRSTQISLVAEVGTAWLTLAADNERLKLAQETLISQQATYDLTQRSHGLGGSSGLAVSEAQTTVESARVDIGVYASQVLQDQNALRLLVGSEIPTQLLPGDSLQSVAMLVQVPGQLPSTLLQRRPDVLAAEHTLKSANIDIGAARAAFFPSITLTASAGSASSSLSSLFKAGSGAWSFAPSISLPIFDAGSNQATLDSAKVEREIEVQTYQKTLETAFSEVADALAVRSTLDQRLTAQQALTDASQKSYELSEALYRGGSQSYLEALVTQRSLYSAQQDLITLRLAEQSNRVTLYKVLGGGWNL; translated from the coding sequence ATGATTCGTTTTCGTTGGCCTTTAATGGCAGCCTTTGTGTTGCTGAGCGGCTGCATCAATCTGGCGCCCACCTATGAACGCCCGCAGGCCGAGGTGGCCGAACAATGGCTGCCGGGCACCAGCGTGCCCAAGGGGCAAGCGCCGGCGGACATTAAATGGCAGCAGTTCTTCACCGATTCGCGCCTGTCGCAGCTGCAAGCGCTGGCCCTGAGCAATAATCGCGACCTGCGGGTGGCCACCCTGAACATCGAAAAGGCGCAGGCGCAATACCGCATCCAGCGGGCGGCGGCTTTTCCGGGGATTGATGCCAGCGTGACCGGCACTCAAAGCCACACTTCCGGGACCACCAGCCACGATTACAGCGCCCAACTGGGGCTGAGCAGCTATGAGCTGGACCTGTTTGGCCGCGTGCAGAACCTTGAAGACGAGGCGCTGGAAGCCTACCTGTCGCTGGCCGAAACCCGGCGCAGTACGCAGATCAGTCTGGTGGCCGAAGTGGGCACTGCCTGGCTGACGTTAGCGGCAGACAACGAACGCCTGAAACTGGCGCAAGAGACGCTGATCAGCCAGCAGGCCACTTACGACCTGACCCAGCGCAGCCATGGGCTGGGCGGATCGTCCGGGTTGGCGGTGTCTGAGGCGCAAACCACCGTGGAGTCGGCGCGGGTCGATATCGGCGTGTATGCCAGCCAGGTGTTGCAAGACCAAAATGCCTTGCGCCTGTTAGTGGGCAGCGAGATCCCGACGCAGTTGCTGCCCGGCGACAGCCTGCAATCGGTCGCCATGCTGGTGCAGGTGCCGGGGCAATTGCCGTCTACGCTGTTACAGCGTCGCCCGGACGTGCTGGCGGCGGAGCACACGCTCAAATCGGCCAATATCGACATCGGTGCGGCCCGAGCGGCGTTCTTCCCCAGCATCACCCTGACGGCCAGCGCGGGCTCAGCCAGCTCTAGCCTGTCGAGCTTGTTCAAGGCGGGCAGCGGCGCCTGGAGCTTTGCGCCGAGCATCAGCCTGCCGATCTTCGACGCGGGGAGTAATCAGGCGACGTTGGACTCGGCCAAGGTCGAACGCGAGATTGAAGTGCAGACCTACCAGAAAACCCTGGAAACCGCGTTCAGCGAAGTGGCCGATGCCTTGGCCGTGCGCAGCACCCTGGACCAGCGTTTGACGGCCCAGCAGGCGCTGACCGATGCCAGTCAAAAAAGCTATGAGCTGTCGGAGGCGCTGTACCGTGGCGGTTCGCAAAGTTACCTGGAAGCCCTCGTGACCCAGCGCTCGCTTTACAGTGCGCAGCAGGACCTGATCACGTTGCGCCTGGCTGAGCAAAGTAACCGAGTAACGTTGTACAAAGTGCTGGGTGGCGGCTGGAACCTGTAG
- a CDS encoding tannase/feruloyl esterase family alpha/beta hydrolase, whose product MITLHTLRQLLLGTTVLLLQLPTLAHAEAPIAALPIVKPAISCAALTQTDLQPIGGKGSQVLSASETTLNGITACEVQGTLAPSIGFKVMLPTRTWTQRYLQVGCGGLCGRVSMQVGAADSCAPLDSGGFVLAATDMGHSGMDNSWGNDPQKRADFAHRGVHLTAQAAKKLIAAFYGQQPAYAYFTGCSDGGREALMEAQRYPDDFNGIIAGAPALNFQVQNSIYHAWQARSNQDEQGKAILIASRLPILHKAVLQQCDGLDGQVDGLISDPRACHFDPGVVQCKASATDTSACLTAAEVNAARRFYDGPHDPATGERLTIAGPQPGSELAWAGVFVPDSVDQPINSESMALDALRNLAFEHNPGADFSLADVKFDRSTFDQLRPLHPLYDATNPDLSAFAQHGGKLILWHGWADPHISPLNTIAYHQALHVQMGQSKAESFERLYLLPGVYHCAGGEGPSLLDLLTPMMSWVEKGQAPAAIVTLQASSKQSGPHEFGAPTNMPALAAKKPLIAMPPQDPANEGRTRRVFPYPDVAVYDGKGDVKSASSYVRGKASNDEKTPDWMGSDFFKPYTPLEQ is encoded by the coding sequence ATGATCACCCTTCATACCTTGCGCCAGCTGTTACTCGGCACCACGGTGCTCCTTCTGCAATTGCCGACCCTGGCCCATGCCGAAGCCCCCATCGCCGCGCTGCCCATCGTCAAACCCGCCATCAGTTGCGCGGCCTTGACCCAGACAGACTTACAGCCCATCGGTGGCAAAGGCAGCCAAGTGCTCTCCGCCAGCGAAACCACCCTCAATGGCATCACTGCCTGCGAGGTGCAGGGCACACTGGCGCCCAGTATCGGCTTCAAGGTCATGTTGCCGACCCGCACCTGGACCCAGCGCTATCTGCAAGTCGGCTGCGGCGGCCTCTGCGGGCGGGTGTCGATGCAGGTGGGCGCGGCGGACAGCTGTGCACCGCTGGACAGCGGCGGCTTTGTATTGGCGGCCACCGATATGGGCCATTCAGGCATGGACAACAGCTGGGGCAATGACCCGCAAAAGCGTGCGGACTTCGCCCACCGAGGCGTGCACCTGACGGCGCAGGCGGCGAAAAAGCTGATCGCCGCGTTCTACGGGCAACAACCGGCATATGCCTACTTCACGGGTTGCTCCGATGGCGGACGCGAGGCCTTGATGGAGGCGCAGCGTTACCCGGATGATTTCAACGGCATCATCGCCGGCGCCCCGGCACTGAATTTTCAGGTACAGAACTCGATCTATCACGCCTGGCAGGCCCGCTCCAATCAGGACGAACAGGGCAAGGCGATTCTGATCGCTTCGCGCTTGCCGATCTTGCACAAGGCGGTATTGCAGCAATGCGACGGGCTGGACGGCCAGGTCGATGGCCTGATCAGCGACCCGCGGGCCTGCCATTTTGACCCTGGCGTGGTGCAGTGCAAAGCGTCGGCCACGGACACCTCGGCCTGCCTGACCGCCGCGGAAGTCAACGCGGCGCGGCGCTTTTATGACGGCCCGCATGACCCCGCAACCGGCGAGCGCCTGACCATCGCCGGGCCGCAGCCGGGTTCCGAGCTGGCGTGGGCCGGGGTGTTTGTACCGGACAGCGTCGACCAGCCGATCAACAGCGAGAGCATGGCTCTGGATGCGTTGCGCAACCTGGCCTTCGAGCACAACCCAGGGGCAGATTTCAGCCTGGCTGACGTCAAGTTCGATCGCAGCACCTTCGATCAATTGCGCCCGTTGCATCCTCTGTACGACGCCACCAACCCGGATCTGTCGGCGTTCGCGCAGCACGGCGGCAAACTCATCCTGTGGCATGGCTGGGCCGACCCGCATATCTCGCCGCTGAACACCATCGCCTATCACCAGGCGCTGCACGTGCAGATGGGCCAGTCGAAGGCCGAGTCTTTTGAGCGCCTGTACCTGCTGCCGGGCGTGTACCATTGCGCCGGCGGTGAAGGCCCGAGCTTGCTCGACCTGCTGACGCCGATGATGTCCTGGGTCGAAAAGGGCCAGGCGCCTGCTGCCATCGTGACGCTGCAAGCCAGCAGCAAGCAGTCGGGCCCCCACGAGTTTGGCGCGCCGACCAACATGCCAGCCTTGGCGGCGAAAAAGCCGTTGATCGCAATGCCGCCGCAAGACCCGGCCAACGAGGGGCGTACACGTCGGGTGTTCCCGTACCCGGATGTGGCGGTGTATGACGGCAAGGGCGATGTGAAATCAGCCAGCAGTTACGTGCGTGGCAAGGCCAGCAACGATGAAAAAACGCCGGACTGGATGGGCTCGGACTTCTTCAAGCCTTACACACCGCTGGAGCAATAA
- a CDS encoding tannase/feruloyl esterase family alpha/beta hydrolase has product MSPFIPVLILAASALFNPAQAADIAALSVVKPVVSCSTLTKVDLQDIGGKGSQVTSATDTTINGIAACEVQGTLAPSIGFKVLLPTQTWTQRYLQVGCGGLCGRLSLQVGAAAGCTPLNSGGFVLATTDMGHLFTDHHFGDDPQKRADFAYRGVHLTAVAAKKLTAVFYGQQPIYAYFTGCSDGGREALMQAQRYPDDFNGIIAGAPAANFQVQKLIFHAWQTRSNQDEQGHPILLASRLPILHKAVLQQCDALDGQVDGLISNPRACQFDPATVQCEASATDTANCLTEQEVTAVRRLYDGPHDPTTGERMTIGGPLPGSELAWAGVFVPVSADQPTYSEVTALEVLRNLSFEHNPGADIKLADLPLDRSTFDQLRALHPLYDATNPDLSAFADQGGKLIVWHGWADPYVSPLNSIAYQQAMEAQMGASKVQSFERFYLLPGVYHCAGGEGPSRIDLLTPMMSWVEKDQAPDAVVAMPASSEGHARPVFPYPDVAVYDQQGDVNSPASYVRGKAAADEKTPDWMGSDFFKPYEPLEQ; this is encoded by the coding sequence ATGTCACCGTTCATCCCTGTGCTGATACTGGCGGCCAGTGCACTGTTCAACCCCGCTCAAGCGGCTGACATTGCAGCGCTGAGCGTGGTCAAACCGGTGGTCAGTTGCTCGACCTTGACCAAGGTCGATCTGCAAGACATCGGCGGCAAAGGCAGCCAGGTGACCTCGGCGACAGACACCACTATTAATGGCATCGCGGCCTGTGAAGTGCAGGGCACGCTGGCGCCGAGTATCGGCTTCAAAGTGCTTTTGCCCACGCAGACCTGGACGCAGCGTTACCTGCAAGTAGGCTGTGGCGGCCTCTGCGGGCGCCTTTCGTTGCAAGTGGGGGCTGCTGCGGGTTGTACCCCTCTGAACAGCGGTGGTTTTGTGCTGGCCACCACCGACATGGGCCATCTCTTTACCGATCACCACTTTGGTGACGATCCGCAAAAACGCGCCGACTTTGCCTACCGCGGGGTTCATCTCACTGCCGTTGCGGCGAAAAAACTCACCGCCGTGTTTTACGGCCAACAACCGATTTACGCGTATTTCACCGGTTGCTCCGATGGTGGACGTGAAGCGTTGATGCAAGCCCAGCGCTACCCGGATGACTTCAACGGGATTATTGCGGGTGCACCGGCGGCTAACTTCCAGGTGCAGAAATTAATCTTTCATGCCTGGCAGACGCGTTCCAATCAGGATGAGCAGGGCCACCCCATTTTGCTCGCCTCGCGATTGCCCATCTTGCACAAGGCCGTGTTGCAGCAATGCGATGCCCTCGATGGGCAGGTCGATGGGTTGATCAGCAACCCGCGCGCCTGCCAGTTTGACCCGGCCACGGTGCAGTGCGAGGCGTCAGCCACCGACACCGCGAATTGCCTGACCGAGCAAGAAGTCACTGCCGTGCGGCGTCTTTACGATGGCCCGCATGACCCGACCACTGGGGAGCGCATGACCATCGGCGGCCCGCTGCCGGGTTCTGAATTGGCGTGGGCCGGGGTGTTTGTGCCTGTCAGCGCCGATCAGCCGACGTACAGCGAAGTGACGGCGCTGGAGGTGCTGCGCAACCTGTCGTTCGAACACAACCCCGGCGCTGACATCAAACTGGCTGACCTGCCGCTTGATCGCAGCACCTTCGACCAGTTGCGTGCGTTGCATCCGCTGTACGACGCGACCAACCCCGACCTTTCCGCGTTTGCCGATCAGGGCGGCAAGCTGATCGTGTGGCACGGCTGGGCGGACCCGTATGTCTCGCCGCTGAACAGCATCGCCTATCAGCAGGCGATGGAAGCCCAGATGGGCGCGTCCAAGGTTCAATCCTTTGAACGTTTTTACCTGTTGCCCGGTGTGTATCACTGTGCGGGCGGTGAGGGGCCGAGCCGGATCGATCTGCTGACGCCGATGATGTCTTGGGTCGAAAAAGACCAGGCACCAGATGCCGTTGTGGCGATGCCAGCCAGCAGCGAAGGGCATGCGCGCCCGGTGTTCCCTTACCCGGATGTGGCGGTCTATGACCAACAGGGCGATGTAAATTCGCCAGCCAGTTATGTGCGCGGCAAGGCTGCGGCCGATGAAAAAACGCCAGACTGGATGGGCTCGGATTTCTTCAAACCCTACGAGCCACTGGAACAATGA
- a CDS encoding aromatic acid/H+ symport family MFS transporter produces the protein MTTETVDIKAWIDNRPVAKYQWLILALCFFVVLFDGFDVAVMGFVAPSLIQEWGLSRAAFGPVMSAGMVGLAIGALTAGPYADRLGRKKIMLFAVTGFSVLSLACAFARNPYELAFLRLLTGIALGAALPNTTTLLAEYLPERNRSLFITLMFTGFNMGSGLGGFVAAWLIPSHGWQSVLLFGGIMPLLLLPFLWWLLPESARFLAARNAPASQIAKVLNKLGGTFTAATRFVMSEPQVQHKAPVRMLFAEPYRFGTLALWATYFMGVLVIYLTMGWMPTLLRDGGLSIERAATITGLFQIGGTVGAIVVGWAMDRRNPNAVIATAYALGGAFILLLGAFSLESSLLAVGVMAAGFCMSGAQTGLNAFAPGYYPTDCRATGVSWMLGIGRFGAILGSLVGGAILSLGLDLPLLFAMLAVPAFIAALAILANGRARRLAVNRALLAQ, from the coding sequence ATGACTACCGAAACGGTCGATATCAAAGCCTGGATCGACAACAGGCCTGTCGCCAAATACCAGTGGTTGATCCTCGCGCTGTGCTTTTTCGTTGTGCTGTTCGATGGTTTTGATGTGGCCGTGATGGGCTTTGTGGCGCCGTCACTGATTCAGGAATGGGGCCTGTCGCGCGCCGCCTTCGGGCCGGTGATGAGCGCAGGTATGGTCGGGCTGGCGATTGGTGCCTTGACCGCCGGACCTTACGCCGACCGCCTGGGCCGCAAGAAAATCATGCTGTTTGCGGTGACCGGTTTCAGCGTGTTGAGCCTGGCGTGTGCCTTCGCTCGCAACCCCTACGAACTCGCATTTTTGCGCTTGCTGACCGGCATCGCGTTGGGCGCTGCCTTGCCCAATACCACGACGCTGTTGGCCGAGTACCTGCCGGAGCGTAATCGTTCGCTGTTTATCACCCTCATGTTCACGGGCTTCAACATGGGCTCGGGCCTGGGAGGCTTTGTCGCTGCCTGGTTGATCCCCAGCCACGGCTGGCAGTCGGTGTTGCTGTTTGGCGGCATCATGCCGCTGCTGCTGTTGCCGTTTCTGTGGTGGCTGCTGCCTGAGTCGGCGCGCTTTCTGGCCGCCCGCAACGCGCCTGCCAGCCAGATTGCCAAGGTGCTGAACAAGCTGGGCGGGACCTTCACGGCCGCCACCCGTTTCGTCATGTCCGAACCTCAGGTGCAGCACAAGGCGCCGGTGCGCATGCTGTTCGCCGAACCCTATCGCTTCGGCACGCTGGCGTTGTGGGCGACTTACTTCATGGGTGTGCTGGTGATCTACCTGACCATGGGCTGGATGCCGACCTTGCTGCGTGACGGTGGCTTATCCATCGAGCGTGCGGCGACCATTACCGGGCTGTTCCAGATCGGCGGCACGGTCGGTGCCATCGTGGTGGGCTGGGCCATGGACCGACGCAACCCGAACGCAGTGATTGCCACCGCGTATGCCTTGGGCGGCGCATTCATTCTGCTGCTCGGTGCCTTCAGCCTGGAATCGAGCCTGCTGGCCGTGGGCGTGATGGCCGCAGGCTTTTGCATGAGCGGCGCACAAACCGGGCTCAACGCGTTTGCACCGGGTTACTACCCGACGGATTGCCGTGCTACCGGGGTGAGCTGGATGCTCGGCATTGGCCGCTTCGGGGCTATTTTGGGCTCGCTGGTCGGTGGCGCAATACTCAGCCTGGGGCTGGACCTGCCGCTGCTGTTTGCGATGCTGGCAGTCCCGGCTTTTATCGCCGCACTGGCGATATTGGCCAATGGCCGTGCACGTCGACTCGCCGTTAATCGCGCGTTGCTGGCGCAATAA